A single Triticum dicoccoides isolate Atlit2015 ecotype Zavitan chromosome 2A, WEW_v2.0, whole genome shotgun sequence DNA region contains:
- the LOC119357503 gene encoding clathrin light chain 3-like — MSSFDSVAAIAGDDEALTHSPFGISDGYNAEGSRGHGMHRGHRFATSYSSFGTALSEDDLAGIAGEGFGGGYGAYSMAPDSNGSGYIGVEEVLMGSLLQGGIGGSMDDDLFVGAADDGAVLPPPEAMREEGLLRREWRRQNKLRLEEKERKERERRGEIIAEAEEFKKSFLERRKLNCQTRRTHNRDREKVFMANQEKFHKEAGQQYWRAIAELVPHEIPGLEKRGAAARKKEPNIVVVQGPKPGKPTDLSRMRQALARLKQNPPPHMVPPAAKEENKDGDKDGKKDGGKGPKQVEEKKDGKRAAGEGEKKAAACDGGKATAGGGNVAAGAPPAEKAAEQLAAKKYL, encoded by the exons ATGTCGTCCTTCGACTCCGTCGCTGCCATCGCCGGCGACGACGAAGCGCTCACACATTCTCCCTTTGGCATCTCCGACGGCTACAACGCCGAGGGCAGCCGGGGCCATGGCATGCATCGCGGCCACCGCTTCGCCACGTCCTACTCCTCCTTCGGCACCGCCCTCTCCGAGGACGACCTCGCGGGGATCGCGGGCGAGGGGTTTGGCGGCGGGTACGGCGCGTACAGCATGGCGCCGGACTCCAACGGCAGCGGCTACATCGGCGTCGAGGAAGTGCTGATGGGTAGCCTGCTCCAGGGCGGCATCGGCGGCAGCATGGATGACGACCTGTTCGTCGGGGCTGCCGACGACGGGGCCGTCCTGCCGCCGCCGGAGGCCATGAGAGAGGAGGGCCTCCTCCGGCGTGAGTGGCGCCG CCAAAACAAGTTGAGGCTGGAGGAGAAGGAGCGCAAGGAGAGGGAGCGGCGCGGCGAGATCATCGCGGAGGCCGAGGAGTTCAAGAAATCCTTCCTCGAGAGGCGCAAGCTCAACTGCCAGACAAGGCGGACACACAACAGAGACAGGGAGAAG GTGTTCATGGCGAACCAAGAGAAGTTCCACAAGGAGGCGGGCCAGCAGTACTGGAGGGCGATCGCGGAGCTGGTCCCGCACGAGATCCCGGGGCTGGAGAAGAGGGGCGCCGCCGCCAGGAAGAAGGAACCCAACATCGTGGTGGTGCAGGGGCCGAAGCCGGGCAAGCCCACCGACCTCTCCCGGATGCGCCAGGCCCTCGCGAGGCTCAAGCAAAACCCGCCGCCGCACATGGTGCCGCCGGCGGCCAAGGAGGAAAACAAGGACGGCGACAAGGACGGCAAGAAGGACGGTGGCAAGGGTCCAAAGCAGGTGGAGGAGAAGAAAGACGGCAAGCGGGCAGCTGGGGAGGGCGAGAAGAAGGCGGCGGCCTGTGACGGTGGGAAGGCTACAGCAGGTGGTGGCAATGTTGCTGCCGGCGCTCCACCGGCGGAGAAGGCAGCTGAACAACTGGCGGCGAAGAAGTATCTGTGA